A region of Clostridium acetobutylicum ATCC 824 DNA encodes the following proteins:
- a CDS encoding sigma-70 family RNA polymerase sigma factor: MNKVDEEIVEGILKRDLNSFNKFIECYGIMIHNVVTSILNKSHESQSIEECVDDILMCIWRNMDCFSKERGSLKCWIIVISKNKALDYKKKLKKIMNSVDIDNVKLNSLVDIEQDYLKEENRKSIIELLNNLSIKDKEIFIKRYMNDWSIEKISKDMGLTSIAVYNRLSRGRKKLKKVLSVGKEG; encoded by the coding sequence GTGAATAAAGTTGATGAAGAAATAGTAGAAGGCATATTGAAGCGTGATTTGAATTCTTTTAATAAATTCATAGAATGCTACGGAATTATGATTCATAATGTAGTAACATCTATATTAAATAAAAGTCATGAAAGCCAAAGTATAGAAGAATGCGTAGATGATATATTAATGTGCATCTGGCGGAATATGGATTGCTTCTCAAAGGAAAGAGGAAGTTTAAAGTGTTGGATAATTGTTATTTCTAAGAATAAAGCACTAGATTACAAGAAGAAATTAAAAAAAATTATGAATAGTGTTGATATAGATAATGTGAAATTAAATTCTTTAGTAGATATTGAACAGGATTACTTGAAAGAAGAAAATAGAAAATCAATAATAGAACTTCTAAATAATTTAAGTATAAAAGACAAAGAGATTTTTATAAAAAGGTATATGAATGATTGGTCAATTGAGAAGATATCAAAAGATATGGGCTTAACGTCTATTGCGGTTTATAATAGGTTAAGTCGTGGTAGAAAAAAGCTAAAAAAAGTTTTAAGTGTAGGTAAGGAGGGATAG